The following is a genomic window from Caldicellulosiruptor danielii.
AAAATTACAGGTCAACTTCCCTGCACTTTGTCTCAACAAGCTTGATAGCACCCTCTTTGTCCTCACCCAAAAGCAAATCACACATCTCTTTTGCCTTGGCGTTTGTGAGAAAGATATCTTCTACTTTTCTTCCATCTTTGTATTCAATCTTAACATAGAAGACTTTCATCTGCTTTTTGCCTCCTTAATAAAAAGCCCATAAAAACCATATTAAAATTATATCACAAGAAAGTAAAATTTCAATCAAAATTAAGCCTTATTCAAAATACTCCCCAACAAAAACCTCTTCAGCAGGGCCGGTCATGAAGACTGTACCATCTTCCTGCCACTCTATTTCAAGAGTTCCAAAATAAAGGTGGACATTTGCTTTTCTTTCGGCAAACCCATTTAAGTTTGCTGCTATCACAGATGCACAAGATCCAGTGCCGCAGGCAAATGTTGCACCTGCTCCTCTTTCCCATGTTCTTACCTTTATATTATTCTTATCAATCACCTGAACAAAATTGACATTCGTCTTTCTTGGAAAATCCTTATGCTTTTCTATTTTTGGTCCCAAGCTATAGATATCAACCTTTTCAATATCATCAACAAACAAAATAGTGTGCGGAACACCCATCAAAAGAGATGTAATTCTATATTCATTTCCATCTACTAAAATAGATGTATTTATAGCATCACTTTCTGGGTCACCTTGCATTGGTATATCTTTTCTTTTAAAGCTGGGTTTTCCCATATTCACTTTAACTTTATCAACAAGTCCATATTCGTTTACAAAAAGCTCAGGCTCAATTATACCTGCCAATGTTTCAACTCTGAATTTAGTAGCTTTTACAATTCCTCTTTCATATACATATTTTGCAAAACACCTGATACCATTTCCACACATCTCAGCTTCAGACCCGTCAGAGTTGATAATCCTCATTCTGATGTCAGCAACATCTGAATTTAATACAAGTAGCAGACCATCTGCACCAACTCCAATGTGTCGATGGCACATCCTCTTTGCAAGAGAGTTGTAATCTATATCCTCTTTGCCTCTTGCATCTATTACAATAAAGTCATTGCCAAGCCCGTGCATCTTTGAAAAAAGCATTGACTTGTCAACCCCCTGTCTACATTAAATTTCAATTTCTCAGTGAAATAATAGGTGGTGGGACTCTTCCACCTCTATGAATAAGCTTTTGTGGCGAAAATCTATTCATCTTCATCACCTTTGCTCTTCCCAAAAGCCCACCAAAGTTGACCTCATCGCCTTCTTTTTTGCCATAAGCAGGAATAATTCTTACAGCTGTTGTCTTGTTGTTATAAACACCAATTGCTATCTCATCTGCAATAAGACCAGATATAACTTCAGCTTCTACATCACCCGGCACAACAATCATGTCAAGCCCAACAGAACACACACTTGTCATTGCTTCAAGTTTTTCTAAAGAGAGTGCCCCTGCCTCTACTCCCTTTACCATTCCAGAGTCCTCAGAAACAGGAATGAAAGCACCTGAAAGTCCACCTGTGAAACTTGCCGCCATAGCGCCACCTTTTTTCACAGCATCGTTCAAAAGTGCTAAAGCAAATGTGGTGCCATACCCGCCAACTTTTTCGACACCTATTTCTTCAAGTATTTCGGCAATACTATCACCAACCTTTGGAGTTGGAGCTAAAGACAAATCAACAATGCCCATTGGGATGTTTAGCCTTTCTGATGCATATTTTAAAACAAGCTGACCAGCCCTTGTTATTTTAAATGCCATCTTTTTTATTGTCTCATAGACCTCGTCAATTGAAGCATCTTTTTTTCTTCTAAAGCCCTTTTCACAACACCAGGACCTGAAATTCCAACATTTATTGCGCTATCTCCTTCGCAAGCACCATGAAAAGCCCCTGCCATAAAAGGATTGTCATCTGGTGCGTTTGCAAACACAACAAATCTTGCGCATCCGAAACTGTTTTTGTCCTTTGTTTTTTGTGCAATATCTTTTATTATAAACCCAAGATGGGCAATCACATCAAGGTTAATACCCGACCTTGTTGTGCCAACGTCAACCGAAGAACACAGCCTCTCTGTTGATGCCAACGCATCTGGGATAGAAGATATAAATTTCTTTGTATTTTCATCATAGCTTTTGTGAACAGCAGCAGAGTAACCACCTATCAAGTCAACCTCAAGTTCTTTAGCAATCTCATCAATGGCTACTGCTACCTTTATGAGATCTTCATATGAATAAGAAAAAGTCAAAAGAGAGATAGGTGTTAGCGCAACCCTTCTGTTGACAATTGGAAGTCCAAACATATCTTCAATCTCATTTGCCACATTTTTGAGATTCCCCGCATATTTTATAATCTTTTTTCTCATGCTATCAATAAACCTCTGGGGAATGTCAGAGCTACAATCAAAAAGGCTTATCCCAACTGTGATTGTTCGAATATCCAAATTGCTCTGCTTTACCATATTAATTGTTTCAATTATCTCCTGTGATGTAAACATTCTGCTTTCAACTCCTCAAAAAAGTAAAATTGCTATATTCTGTTTAGACTATTGAAAAGGTCTTCGTGCTGCATATTTACATCAACACCTATTTCCTGCCCTTTTTTTATGAGAAGGTTTTTCAGTTCAGAAAACTTCAGTTTGCATCCTTGTAGGTCAACAAGCATTATCATAGTAAAAAATCCCTGCATAATTGTCTGGCTTATATCAAGAATATTTACATTGTTCTGGGCAAGTAAGCTTGAGATTGCCGCAATTATACCAACTTTATCCTTACCAACAACTGTTATTATTGCTCTCATGTTTCTTTTCCTCCAAAAGTTTTTATAATAAAGATTCTTGAATTTCAAAGCCATTCTAAAACTTGATTGTACTCAGGAATTGCAGGAATAGCACCTTTTTTGGTTGCACACAAAGCCCCTGCTATGTTTGCCTTTCTTACAATTTTAATAATTTCATCTTCTGAAAGATTTTCAATTGGCAAAGATTTTGAAATTTCATATAAAACCATGCCGACAAAACAGTCTCCACATCCAGTTGTGTCAACCACATCAACCTTTATTGTATCAACAAAATATGACTTTCCCCTAAAGAAAGCCATGCTACCCTTTTCGCCAAATGTCACAAGAAAAATCTTCACCTTGTCTTTTATTCTATTATAAAAGTCATCTACACTCTTTTCATATAACAAAACCTCTTCCTCAGACATCTTAAGAATATCAACAAAACCATTTTCAACAGGTTCAATCATGGTATCCAAAGCCATTTTTTGGCTATCCCACAGACTACTTCTGTAATTTGGGTCATACGAGATTGTGCTGCCACTTTGTCTTGCAATCTTTAGAAGCTCCAAGGTAGTTTTTTTGTTTTGTTCGTATGTCATTGAAAGAGAACCAAAATGAAATATATCAGCTGACCTTACGATATTCATATCAATATCTTCTACTTTTAGGTAAACATCCGCACCATATTTTCTTGAGAACGAAAAAGACCTCTCACCACTGCTATCAAGCTTTACAAACGCAAGTGTTGTGAAATATTCATCTGTCATTTTAACATTTGACACATCAACACCACAGGCAGAAAGGCTATCTAAAATCATTTTGCCAAACATGTCATTCCCAACTTGCGAGATTAAATAAGACTTCCCGCCAAACTTCGCAATAGCCGCTGCGACATTTGCCGGTGCACCGCCCGGATTTGCTTCAAACAGGTTATCTTTTACATTTAAAAAATCTATCAGAACTTCACCAAAGCAGACAATTTTCAAATTGTAGATTCCTCCCTTATGTTAATTAAATGATAACATTATTATAAAACATTTGCTTCTCGAAAGTGAAGAAAATAAGGTAGAATATTAATATAACTTATTAAATATGAAGAGGGATAATAATGTATAATATTCGTGAAGATGTAATGGCTTTCCTCAACGTTTTGAGCCAAAAGAAAGAAAAATTAGATTCACTTCGACCTTTACCTGAAAACTCCGTGAAAAGCCTCAAAGAAAAACTTATTCTTGATTGGACTTATCATTCAAATGCAATAGAAGGTAATACATTGACAATATATGAAACAAAAGTGGTTATAGAAAATGGTATAACAGTTGCTGGTAAAACGTTAAAAGAACATTTAGAAGTCATTAACCATAAAGAAGCAATTTTGTATTTAGAAGAACTTGTGAAAAACAATACTTCTCTTTCAGAATGGGTGATAAAATCTATACACAGGCTAATCTTGAAAGGAATTGATGATAAAAACGCTGGCGTATATAGAAAAGAAAATGTTTATATCTCAGGTGCAAGTTTCACACCACCTGATTATATACAAGTTCCAATTCTTATGACAAAGTTAGTAGAAAAAATAAACAATTACAATATTCATCCAATTGTTATAGCTTCGGTACTTCATGTTGACTTTGTAAAAATACATCCTTTTGTCGACGGGAACGGACGCACAGCAAGACTTTTGATGAACTTAGAGCTTATGAAAAGCGGATATCCTATCGCAATAATACCAAAAGAAATACGGGCATATTATTATCAAACCTTAGATAAAGCCTGCACCCAGGAAGACTATAACGATTTCATAATTTTGGTATGTGAAAGAGTAAACAACACCTTTGACCTGTATTTTGGACTTTTGGGTAAGGTTTAAAGACATTTGAATAAAAAAAGTGGTGCACAGTAACCTCTACTGTGCACCGAAAATATTTTTATTTAAGTAAAGGGGGTCTTTCTGTTAAATATTTTTCCCTTTTTGTATTCTTTCATACATCAAAAATCCCAAAATGTAACATAATTTAAAAGACATATCCTCCTTATAGAATTCCCTGTTCCACATCCCTTCAAAACTTTAACACTACCTTCTATACCATCAACAAAAAGGAGGTACTATTACAGGTTTGCTACCTTGACAGGTTGTTCGAACAAACCTCTTTTTACCTCTGTAGTTGTCATGTGGCTTGCTTTGAGCATCTCTGTGATGTAGTTGCAAGCTTGCCATGGGTCAACCCTCTCACCACATGTGAACACATCTACAGCTGCATACCCAAGTTCTGGCCATGTATGAATTGTCAAATGTGACTCTGAAATTACCACAACCCCGCTCACACCCTGTGGTGAAAACTTGTGGAATGCTACCTCTCTTACCTCTGCACCTGCTTTGAGCGCTGACTCAACCATTATCTTCTCAATTAACTCGCGATTGTTGAGCACTTCTTTGTCACACCCATACAGCTCTGCGATAATGTGCCTGCCCAATGCGTGCATCTTCTCTACCTCCTTCTTGGAATTTACTCTTTTCAAGTAACAGAATTTATTTTAGCAAAATTTTTTTAAAAGTCAATATATTTTTTTAAAAAATATCATTTTCCTTTAAATTTTTAAATTAGCCCTCATTTTCTTATTAAATTCTTTGTTTTTCTCTTTCTTATGCTATTATATGCGTGAAAACTTAAAAATGGACATTGAATACTTTTTCGATTGCTTCAGCAAATCCGCTATCATCGCTCTTTGACACAACAAAGTCAGAAGCCTTCTTTAAAGCTTCAACTGCATTGTCAACCGCAATTCCTATCCCTGCATATTCAATCATTGAAATATCATTGTCACCATCACCAATTGCCATAACTTCTTCTCTTTTTAAACCATAGTACTCTGTCAAAAACTTCAGAGCATTACCTTTTGACACGTTTATATCTGTAAATTCCAAAAAGAAGGGCTTTGAAAACATTATGTTAAACTTCTTTGAAAAATCCTTGGGAAGCCTTTCTTTTAAAGCTTTTAGTCTCTCATGCTCCTCAAAAAACAAAACCTTTGTAACAGGCCTGTCTATAAATTCAAGAAGGTTTTCAACCTTGTGGGGCTCAAGTTTTGTAAGGTTCTTGTAATACTCTGTCTTTTCGTTCATCACTTCAACATACCATATATTTTCAATGTAAATGTGAACATGAATGCCTTCATCTTTGGCAAGCATTACAAGTTCTTTTGCATCCTCTGGCTTAATTTCACAGCCATAAAGCTTTTTGTCATTTTTCGGGTTATAAACAAGTGCGCCCTGGTAAGTTATCATTGGGTAAAAATTTTGAAGGTCATATGCTACCTTTTTCACAGACGGATAAGGTCTTCCTGATGCTAATATCAAAATTACGCCGTTCTGTTTTAAAAACTCAATGGCCTTGAGATTTTTTTCAGTGATTGTCAAATCCTTTGAGAAAAGTGTATCGTCAAGGTCTGTTGCAACAAGCTTTATCATCTCTATGCTTTCTCCTTTCTCTTTCTTGAACATAAAATATAAAAAACGGTTTGGACATTGAAACCTAAAATAATATGCCCAGGTATCAATATCCAAACCACTGACATTTTTAAAAGCTATTGCTTACTTTTGATGAACAAATATCACATTTCCTGTCATAAGTTTTGGATAAAAGTAAGTAGACTTTTGAGGCATCTTTTCGCCGCTCAAAGACACTTCTTTCAGTTCTTCGACAAGTGTTGGGTTTAGAATAAATCCATATTTAGCTCCATTATTTACAATTTCAATCAATTCCCTCTCCGACTTTGTGTATTTTATATTTCTCTGATGCAATATATCTTCATCTGTAATTTCCAGTATCTTATTTAAAATGAGTTTCTGCAGAACAACAACATCAAGGTTTTTGTAAGCCCTACTTCCTTCTACATCTTTTAAAGCATTTTCGGGGTCTTTTAGTGTTATTAAATAAAAGTTTTTGTTGTATGTGTACACTAAAAACGCATATTTCTTTTTCTCTTCTAACTTTCTCTTCAGAACCTCGTACTCTCCAGTTTCAATGTCAAAATAGATTTTTAATTTTTCCATGAAAATATCTTCTTCAACGCTTGAGGAAATAACAATCCTGTGTGTTGGCAAAATCACAATTCCCTCATCTTCTATGGCAGTGAGTGTTATCATTATGTAGTTATAATCTGCATCTTCTCTTGCGCCTTCCTTTTGCTGCATCTCTTTTTTGAACTCAAGGGCAGTTTCATACCTGTGATGACCATCTGCTATGAATATCTTCTTGTCTTTAAATAGCTTTTCTAAATTATCTATGATATCCCTATCGGAGACAACCCACATTTTTTCATATGTGCCAATACCATTGTAAGCAACATCTTCTTTTCTTGATTTAATTAGGTCCAAAATGCTCTTTACATCCTTCGTCTTGTCCTCATAAAGCCCAAATATGCTGCTTATATTTGCTCTTGTGTACCTCAAAAGCTCAAGCCTTTCCTGTTTTGGCTTTGAAAGTGTAAACTCGTGAGGAATTACAATCCCCTTTTCAAACTCGACAATTTCTAAAAGTACAATTAGACCTGTTCTTTTATACTTCTTTCCCTCAACTTCAAACTCCTGTTCAATGATATATACACTCTCCTGTGGGTCAAACTTCAATATACCATTTTGAATCCAGCTATTTAGATACTCTTTTGCACGTGTAAACTTGTTATTAGCTTCATTATCACCTTTAAACTCTTTTCCAAACTCCACTCTTATGATGTTATATTCGCTTCTGTTATAAAGCTCTTCTCTCTCAGCCTCAGAAATTATGTCATAAGGCGGACAGATACACCTGTCAAGCTCAACTTCAGAAGAGTATCTCAGACCTCTAAAACCCTTGATGTTTGCCATATTATACCATAACCCTTTCTATTTTGTAATTTTGTATGGCTTTTTAATGTGCAAATCTTACAGCTTTGCCATTGTGACTCTCAAAATTCCATCTGTGTTTTTAAGTTTTTCCACAGCCTCATCAGGCAAAGCACCGTCAACCTCGCATACCATAACAGCTTTTTCACCTTTTTTGTTGCGAGAAACCTGCATTGTAGCAATGTTAATACCATACTCCCCAACAATGGTACCAATTTTGCCAATCATGCCTGGTTTATCTATGTTTTGGATAAGGAGCATGTATTTTTCTGGCTTGAAATCAACCTTGTAGCCAAAGAAATCTATGATTCTACCCTCGTTGTTGTAAACTGTTCCAGAAAGCTCTAAAACTTTCTCGCTGGTGGTAAACCTTGCGGTTATCATATTCTTGAACTTTCCACTCTCTTCTTTTTTGCTTTCAATCACTTCAATTCCCTGTTCTTTTGCCAAAAGCTGTGAATTTACATAGTTGACAGTATCCTGTACCGAAAATTCAAGATAACCTTTCAAAAGCGCACGTGTTAGCCATGTTGTTGCTTTCTCATCTATCTGGCCGCTGTACACAATTTCTATCTTATTAGCAAAAGCTCTCTCCGCTTGAATAAAAATCTTGCCCATTGCCTCAGCAAGCTCTAAATATGGCATAATCTCTTCAAGCTTTTCCTTTTCAAATGCGGGAAGATTGACAGCATTTTTAGCAATACCGCCTTTTAAAACCGCCGCAACCTCTTTTGCAACAGACACAGCAACATTTACCTGTGCTTCCTGTGTCGAAGCTCCGAGATGAGGTGTGATTACCACATTGTCAAGCTCTAAAAGCGGGTTATAGAAGTCTTGTTTTTCAAGCTCAAAATTAGGTTCTTTTTCAAGGACGTCAAGTGCCGCTGCTGCGACTATGCCCTCTTTTATCGCATTGTAAAGGTGGTTTTCGTTTATAACACCGCCGCGCGCACAGTTCACAATCCTGACACCTTTTTTCATCTTTTTAAACTCTTTCTCCGAAATGAGGTTGTACGTCTCTTTTGTCTTTGGTGTGTGGATGGTAATCAGGTCTGACTCTTTTAAAAGAGTGTCAAAGTCAACCTTTTCAACCCCGTATTTTCTGAACTTTTCGTCAGAAACGTATGGGTCGTATGCAATAACTCTCATCCCGCAAGCTTTGAGACGCTCTGCAACAAGTGCTCCAATCTTGCCAAACCCGATTATTCCCGCTGTCTTTTCGTAAAGCTCAACACCTTTGAACTTGTTTCGTCTGAAATCACCCTGTTTACAAGACATGTACGCCTGTGGGATGTACCTGAATATACTAAATATAAGACCAATTGTGAGCTCGGCAGCTGCCATAATATTGCCATCTGGAGCATTGACAACAATAATCCCCTGTTTTGTTGCTGCCTCTACATCCACATTGTCAATACCAACACCGGCTCTTGCAATAACTTTCAAGTTCTTACCGCACTTTATCATCTCTTCGTTTACTTTTGTTGCGCTTCTGACAATCAGAGCATCATACTCGCCAATTATATTGCAAATCTCCCCATGCGAAAGCCCAAGCCTTTCATCAACCTCAATTCCTTCATTTTTCAAAATCTCTATACCCTCTTTTGCAATTCTCTCAGTCACCAAAACCTTCATTTGTCTACCTTACCTCCTTAGCAATTTCCTGAAGCACAGCTTTTGTAGCTTCTCCAACATCAAAGTTTCTATATCCTACTTCTAAGAGTGCGAGCTCAAAGCACTCGATGGTCTTCAGAAGGTCAAACTCATCAACATATCCCATATGACCAATTCTTATAATCTTTCCTTTTAAAGTAGCCTGCCCTCCTGTTACCATTATATCATATTTCTGATTCATTATCTTTCTTACCTTTTCTATATCCACACCCTCTGGTGACTTAATTGCAGTAATAACTGCAGATGAGTATTCTTTCTTGGGCAGAAGCTCTAAATTGAGCTTTTCAGCTGCAAGTTGGGTAAGATGTGCAAGTCTTGTGTGTCTTTTGAAGTTGTTCTCAAGTCCAAAGTCCAGAATAAGTTTTAGGCCAACATCAACAGCCCTGATTAAGGTAACTGCAGGTGTGAAGGGAGTGTCTTGGCTCTCTTTTAGAAGGTTGTCCTGATACTTTTTAAAGTCCCAGTAAAATTTTCTCAGTTGAGACTTTTTGTAAAACTCCCATGCTTTCTCTGATACAGAGACAAAAGCAAGTCCTGGAGGAGACATCAAAGCTTTCTGAGAGCCTGTAACAACAACGTCAACGCCCCACTCATCAGTCTTCAAATCAATTGCACCAAGTGAGCTTACCGCATCCACAATTAAAATCTTGTCTGTATTTTTAAGATACCTTGCAAGCTTTTCAATAGGATTTGTAACACCTGTTGATGTCTCATTGTGTGTTATAAACACGCCTTTTATGTCCTTGTTAGCTTCAATAATTTCAATTACCTCATCAATATTTGCAACATCTCCATAAGGATACTTCTTTTCAATTA
Proteins encoded in this region:
- the dapF gene encoding diaminopimelate epimerase: MLFSKMHGLGNDFIVIDARGKEDIDYNSLAKRMCHRHIGVGADGLLLVLNSDVADIRMRIINSDGSEAEMCGNGIRCFAKYVYERGIVKATKFRVETLAGIIEPELFVNEYGLVDKVKVNMGKPSFKRKDIPMQGDPESDAINTSILVDGNEYRITSLLMGVPHTILFVDDIEKVDIYSLGPKIEKHKDFPRKTNVNFVQVIDKNNIKVRTWERGAGATFACGTGSCASVIAANLNGFAERKANVHLYFGTLEIEWQEDGTVFMTGPAEEVFVGEYFE
- a CDS encoding ACT domain-containing protein, translating into MRAIITVVGKDKVGIIAAISSLLAQNNVNILDISQTIMQGFFTMIMLVDLQGCKLKFSELKNLLIKKGQEIGVDVNMQHEDLFNSLNRI
- a CDS encoding carbohydrate kinase family protein, whose product is MKIVCFGEVLIDFLNVKDNLFEANPGGAPANVAAAIAKFGGKSYLISQVGNDMFGKMILDSLSACGVDVSNVKMTDEYFTTLAFVKLDSSGERSFSFSRKYGADVYLKVEDIDMNIVRSADIFHFGSLSMTYEQNKKTTLELLKIARQSGSTISYDPNYRSSLWDSQKMALDTMIEPVENGFVDILKMSEEEVLLYEKSVDDFYNRIKDKVKIFLVTFGEKGSMAFFRGKSYFVDTIKVDVVDTTGCGDCFVGMVLYEISKSLPIENLSEDEIIKIVRKANIAGALCATKKGAIPAIPEYNQVLEWL
- a CDS encoding Fic family protein, which produces MYNIREDVMAFLNVLSQKKEKLDSLRPLPENSVKSLKEKLILDWTYHSNAIEGNTLTIYETKVVIENGITVAGKTLKEHLEVINHKEAILYLEELVKNNTSLSEWVIKSIHRLILKGIDDKNAGVYRKENVYISGASFTPPDYIQVPILMTKLVEKINNYNIHPIVIASVLHVDFVKIHPFVDGNGRTARLLMNLELMKSGYPIAIIPKEIRAYYYQTLDKACTQEDYNDFIILVCERVNNTFDLYFGLLGKV
- the speD gene encoding adenosylmethionine decarboxylase, whose translation is MHALGRHIIAELYGCDKEVLNNRELIEKIMVESALKAGAEVREVAFHKFSPQGVSGVVVISESHLTIHTWPELGYAAVDVFTCGERVDPWQACNYITEMLKASHMTTTEVKRGLFEQPVKVANL
- a CDS encoding Cof-type HAD-IIB family hydrolase, which produces MIKLVATDLDDTLFSKDLTITEKNLKAIEFLKQNGVILILASGRPYPSVKKVAYDLQNFYPMITYQGALVYNPKNDKKLYGCEIKPEDAKELVMLAKDEGIHVHIYIENIWYVEVMNEKTEYYKNLTKLEPHKVENLLEFIDRPVTKVLFFEEHERLKALKERLPKDFSKKFNIMFSKPFFLEFTDINVSKGNALKFLTEYYGLKREEVMAIGDGDNDISMIEYAGIGIAVDNAVEALKKASDFVVSKSDDSGFAEAIEKVFNVHF
- a CDS encoding DUF1015 domain-containing protein, with translation MANIKGFRGLRYSSEVELDRCICPPYDIISEAEREELYNRSEYNIIRVEFGKEFKGDNEANNKFTRAKEYLNSWIQNGILKFDPQESVYIIEQEFEVEGKKYKRTGLIVLLEIVEFEKGIVIPHEFTLSKPKQERLELLRYTRANISSIFGLYEDKTKDVKSILDLIKSRKEDVAYNGIGTYEKMWVVSDRDIIDNLEKLFKDKKIFIADGHHRYETALEFKKEMQQKEGAREDADYNYIMITLTAIEDEGIVILPTHRIVISSSVEEDIFMEKLKIYFDIETGEYEVLKRKLEEKKKYAFLVYTYNKNFYLITLKDPENALKDVEGSRAYKNLDVVVLQKLILNKILEITDEDILHQRNIKYTKSERELIEIVNNGAKYGFILNPTLVEELKEVSLSGEKMPQKSTYFYPKLMTGNVIFVHQK
- the serA gene encoding phosphoglycerate dehydrogenase, with the translated sequence MKVLVTERIAKEGIEILKNEGIEVDERLGLSHGEICNIIGEYDALIVRSATKVNEEMIKCGKNLKVIARAGVGIDNVDVEAATKQGIIVVNAPDGNIMAAAELTIGLIFSIFRYIPQAYMSCKQGDFRRNKFKGVELYEKTAGIIGFGKIGALVAERLKACGMRVIAYDPYVSDEKFRKYGVEKVDFDTLLKESDLITIHTPKTKETYNLISEKEFKKMKKGVRIVNCARGGVINENHLYNAIKEGIVAAAALDVLEKEPNFELEKQDFYNPLLELDNVVITPHLGASTQEAQVNVAVSVAKEVAAVLKGGIAKNAVNLPAFEKEKLEEIMPYLELAEAMGKIFIQAERAFANKIEIVYSGQIDEKATTWLTRALLKGYLEFSVQDTVNYVNSQLLAKEQGIEVIESKKEESGKFKNMITARFTTSEKVLELSGTVYNNEGRIIDFFGYKVDFKPEKYMLLIQNIDKPGMIGKIGTIVGEYGINIATMQVSRNKKGEKAVMVCEVDGALPDEAVEKLKNTDGILRVTMAKL
- a CDS encoding pyridoxal-phosphate-dependent aminotransferase family protein — its product is MRKPKLLMTPGPTPLPPEVIAAMSQQIIHHRTKEFGEIFSRVNENLKKVFQTKNNVLTFAASGTGAMEASAVNFFSEGDIVLVVSVGVFGDRFINICKTFGLNVIEKKYPYGDVANIDEVIEIIEANKDIKGVFITHNETSTGVTNPIEKLARYLKNTDKILIVDAVSSLGAIDLKTDEWGVDVVVTGSQKALMSPPGLAFVSVSEKAWEFYKKSQLRKFYWDFKKYQDNLLKESQDTPFTPAVTLIRAVDVGLKLILDFGLENNFKRHTRLAHLTQLAAEKLNLELLPKKEYSSAVITAIKSPEGVDIEKVRKIMNQKYDIMVTGGQATLKGKIIRIGHMGYVDEFDLLKTIECFELALLEVGYRNFDVGEATKAVLQEIAKEVR